A stretch of DNA from Pongo abelii isolate AG06213 chromosome 10, NHGRI_mPonAbe1-v2.0_pri, whole genome shotgun sequence:
CAAAGCCAAGGTGATCTGACAACATTAATTTTCAGTTGTCTTACATTAACATAAACCTTATTGAATACAAAACATGGCTGCATGTATCATTTTATTATGCTGCTAAAAAAACTATAATTTAAGGACTCTTTTTAGTGTTATCTACTCCCTTAACCCAAGGTCACCTATGGGAGATGTAGCATTTATTTCCCAGATCTGTAGGTTTGTGTTAGCTGGAGGAGATTGGTCATTTCACCTCTACATTTATCTTAATGGAACTAAGTATGTTACAAATACTGTCTTCCTCATATACGGatgttctaaaattttataaaatcatacTCAGAGTTCAGAGTTGATCTCTAGATGTCAAGTGTATTTGCCATCTTTAGAGGGCTAATAttttcatggaaaataaaattcctCTAAGTTACTGTGGAGACAAAGTAATGAAGACAAATCAAGAAATGCTGTCAGTCTCTAGAGGATGAAAATGCCAGAATCTCTACGTGAGAAAAAAACCTCAGAATAGACAGCAACGATGCTTATCAAGTCCAAGCCCTATAATCATGTTTTATGATTTATAATGTTGTTTTTCTGACAACTGGAAAAATAGCTCCATTCTTGAAAGAAATGCCTAACTGGCACCTCATCCTCACTGTGTTCACCCAATAAAGtttgaaatgattttaataataatgaatttattttggaaaattgtaTTTTCTCTTCAAGTGTACACATACCTCTAAAACTAAAAACTGTGCAAGAGGCTCTCCATGGGAGTTGAGAACTACGGTGCTCCAATCATGCTGAGCAGGAAACCCTAAGATCCCCCTCATTACATGATAGTGGGTAGTTAGAATGGTGGGTGTCCCGGGATGACCAATCCCTTCGACCCCTGATGTGGGTTAATTATTTCATATTAGCCGTCAGGATTAGTAAAGCAAGCATCACAATATCtggctagttaaaaaaaaaaaaaaaaggtcaggtaGAGAATCATCAATGACTAATAGTTTTCTCCTCTCACTAATTTTTGCTGGTGTCTATTCCAGAAGATATGGATGGCATAAAAGTCAATAGAATAGATAATATGGATTCTGCATACTTCTCTCACTTGTCCTTGGCCATTGCTTCCAGACATGCTGGTCTTTCTATCCTCAGTTCCTCAAAGGCATCAGGCTTCTCTCAGCTCTTGGCCTTTAGACTTAGGGGTCCCTCTGCCCACAATAAACATCCTCAGCCTTACTCCTGGGTTCTCTAGTGATCTATGTTTTTATAGTGGTACATTTCCTTCAGACCACTTGCAATGAGCAATCCATCTAACTCCTTTAATGTCCGACTTTTCTACTAAACAATAACAATGTCAGAATGGGGTTTTGCTTATTCACCATTGTATTCTTATCACTGTTCACAGTGCTTGGCTCCCAGTAGttcaatatttgctgaataatggTTCATGAACAAGAATGTAGACTCCTGAGGCATTGCACATGTTTACATCCCTTAAAATAACTAGTGAATAACACCTTTGCATATGGAGGCAATTAATATGTGGGgaattcttaaatttaaaatattttgcaggaagaaatagagaaatgTCCAGATGGGATTGTGAATAAATTCAATCCTAAATGAAAAAAGGCTTCTCCAGTGAGAACATACTTAACTTTGACCTTTTGATTGAGTGTCATGAGTAAAGTATTTATGGGCTATGACTTGCATGGATTTATTACCTAGCTTCAGGAGCTGGATTCTTGATTTCCCTCTACTTACATATATTAGAACAGTAAAACACATAGGGATGgctacttttaattttataggtCATTCAGAAATTTCATCTTGTAGAAAGTAATGATTTCTTAGAGTTTTGGTTATTCACCACTGCAATTTGGAATGCTTggtgtaattttaaaattcctaagttttttccccctttcttctaTTCATCCTTTTGGCCACTGAAGCATTGCTGCATGGATTTGTGATATTTCAATAATGAGAAATGAGAGGCAAGTTACTTTgatttaatactttttattatttaatagctTAAGCTTATCACCTTGAAAACTGTAATATATTAGTAACAATCAACATTCAGGTAAGACATCACCACATAttcttctcttcaacaaataaatgctAACTTGTGGTTCAAAGTCAAAAGATGTAATTTCTGAGAAGGCAGGTTTAAATTCATCATCTGGGGATATTCTGGAAATATGCTATGGATGGAACTTTTATCAACTGTCCAGGGAGAAATGTATTATTACTTCCTAAAAATGTTTGAACAAAAGCCATTATTTTGAATGATGTATTCTCCATAGGTAATTGCTGTTTAGACATCAGAAACTAGCTCACAGACTCACACTTACACATCTTTGTTTTACTCTTCTTTATAACAAAgacaaattcaaaaacaaaataagatattCCACCCCCAAAATGTAGATAAtctttttatctaaaaaaaatccattctggAAAACTATTTTTATGGCTCCTCAGAACTTAGGATAAAGACTATATCCAATAAGGAGGCTTCAAAACCTAAGCTATGTTCCATTGTTTGCAGTTACCTTGGACTTTAACTAGATGTGCAAGTTGACTTCTGACCATGGGGAATCCTCTCCATGACTGGATTATGGATTGTTGAGGCCATGGCAGATAACCAGTTCCACAGAAGCAACTTCATGTTCTTCTGAGGAAGATCCATAGCACTGTGGAACAAGGAATATCAATAAGCGATGCCACAAGAGACTGCAAATGGGGTTAACAAAATATAACCCTCAAAAATGAACTCTGATGGTGGAAAAATCTATAAGGaaaaatattgttgaaaaaaTACAGGGATTGAAAATGGCTTCAGTTATGTTAAGAGCACTGGTGAACATTTAGTAGCGTTAGAATGTGCTTCTTACGcatgtaacaaactatctcttGATTCCAAGCTCATTAAGTGGCCAACTTGTATAaatttgtttcaaaaacaaacgcTTTTTCAGCATTgccagatttaaaaaaacaacagcaactcTGTTTTCTAGAGGGGAAAACAccaaatgaaaatattcaaatggTAGTTATAAAATACTTGGCCTTTAATCAGTTCcagtaaaattatatttgaaagctCCCCCACCACCCATCCATAGTCATACACATACGCatcaaattttaaacattttataatggcCAAAGAAGGTGTTTACATAGATTTGTTTATTAATGGAACTCACTTTTTAATCAGTTCTTAATAAACTGCTAATCCAGTTTAGCCTCAAATCAGTTCCATcccttttctccatcccttttctGATGTCTAACAGTTAAAGTCCTGTGCCATGAACAGGGATTCCTGTGGCACTTTGGGAATTATATGCTCTGGGTTTAAAAAAGTGCAGCTTATaaagttctctttcttttcttcagccTCTACGAAGATTGATAAAGGCATTTCCAGAGGCAAGTGAAATTCTTCCCGTCTCTGCTTGTTCTCCTCCAggacctcctcttcctcttccagctcatcctcttcctcctcctccccctcctccacaTATTCAGCCTCTTcgacctcttcttcctcctcatcttcgacctcttcttcctcatcttcaacctcttcttcctcctcgcTCGCCTCCTTTGCATCACACACCTCCTGGTCATACTCCTCctcatcatttttcttctcctcctcttcctccaccagCAGCCGGGCAAGAGACTGGTTTTCCTCTGGGTTGGGACTGAATGCTAGAGAGGGATTCTGCACAAAGCCATACAGAGTTTCCTGCAGTCCCCAGGTTTCCTCGCTGCCGCCAGGGGGCGCGTCGTTTCCGGAGGatctggctggggaggcctcgccGCTCACCGTGGCCTTCTGCGCCCGCAGCGCCTCCTGCTGACGCTCCACCTTCTCCTGCTGCCGCATGTCCTCGTAGATCTGGTTCATGATGAATTGGGTGGTATTGGGCGGCGCTCGCATGCCAGGCTCTCTCCACTCATACAGTTTGACCGGCCGCGGCAGCGTGCTCACATCCGCTGGCGGGCTCCGCGGGGAGGAGCGGCGAGGGTGGTGGCGCAGGCCGCGGCCTCTGCGGCCCCAGCGCTTCTTCCTGCCTGGGGGCCTCACCCAGCCAGGGTTCCAGGACCCGctccagcaggagcagcagcaaaaGCAGAGAGGGTGCAGGCCATACACCCGAAACACTTGCACCGGGCAGGGGAACTTCCGGAATCCTGGAGGGGGTGGGCGCCAGGGCCCTCCCCAGCACCCCCAGTTAGAGCACACGGGTGGTTGGAACCAAAAGCCCGGGCCGTGCTTTTGCTTCGGCTGCTTCCTTGGGGGCCCATGCTCGGTCTTGGGGCTATATCGGTGTGGCCCATTGTACACTGGAGCACCCGGGCGCCTTCGATGGCAGGACGACCAGGAGCTCAAGGAGGCCGAGTGTGCCCAGCcacagccgccgccgccgccgccgcccaggTTCAGAGGGTCTTCCCTTGTGTCGAGGGTCTGAGTCATGGTTCAGGGAGCTCCGAGAGGTCCAGATGGTAGCGACCTGAAGCTGTCGTCAAGTTTTGCCAGATAGGACGGTCAGAAGAGCCTCGTCTCGTCAACCTGTCTCTCCACGCAGCGCCACAAGTCTAACCCTGGGATCACGTTTTCCTCTCCAGGAGGctgctctcttcctggtttgcacaCTCTTCGGTAGTAATCGCTTGTCCTTCGCACCTGGGTTGTCTCGCCCAGGTGTGCTGGGTGGGACTGGGGCTGGGTAAGGATGGTGGGGGAGGAAGGTGTTGGCAGGCGACACGCAGTGAGACCCACTCCCGGGTCCCCCCCCCACACCCGGCTCTGCTGAGGCACGGGCTGGGGCCGGGGGAGGCAGGAGTTGCGCAGTTACCTGCTGCTCCCTCTCAACCCAGGTGCTTCACTGTCGCCGTCCTGGCAGGACTGTGGTGGCGAGGGCAGCGGCAGCCTTTAAATACTGGCTGTGGTCTCCCGCGTGCCCACCGCGTTCTTGGTCACCCAGGGCAACAGCCAATTGGGGTCGAAGTCGTCCTCCCTGTGTGCAAGGCCGGGTTCTGTCTGGAACCAGGCTCCAGGTGAACGTTCGCAGGGGGCTTGTGACGCAGCGTTTGGGGGAGGTGAACCCAGGCTGGGTTTCTGCTGCTCAATTCAAGCAAGTCTGGAGGCAGTTTATCCGAAAGCTTTGTATCACCTTGAGGCGGGGGTTTAGAAGATGGGCCTTCATCTGAACCCGGTGGGGGCGGGAGAACTTGAGTTTTGAAAACCCCACGTTCTACACCTTTGGAGGGCCTAAGGGATAATGGAAAATTACTGGAGAAGGAAAACTTGGCCCAACCTCTTACCTTCTGGCCGGTGCCAACTCTTCTTACTCCTGAGAATTGGGATTCATAATACATAAAACAAgaccacaaacatttattattgcaTGTGCTCACTGACAACTAATCCTGTCATCTACCCTGAGAGGTAGGCGTATCCTATCACCTgtcacagatgagggaactgagaggTTAATTTCCGCATGGTTGTGGGGCTAATAAATTTCCCGGCTACGATTTAAGCCTAAACTTGTTTGACCCAAAAGTTACATTCTTAATGACATTGCTATGTGTTGTACCAAACCCCCAGTAGGACCCCTGTGATAACTAAATGACATACATTTGGGAAGGTACTTTGCTATTGGTAATATACCATACATGTGTACCTCgattaaacaaatattattattaccAGGATGAGTACCACAGGTTTGTCCTTGGAAAGAGGAATATTctgattgtttttccttttgtcccTTCACTGACCATACAGCCTATACACGGGAAGCCTTTAAAGCATTGTGGTTAAGCATATgggttttaatttaaataaatgggATTCAACTTCAACTCACCAATTATTAATCTgtgtaagcctcagtttccttacccaTACCATGATTATACTACCTTTTCCATACAGTTGTGTAAAGAATTAAATGCATATAGCAGGTCCTCTAATATTAATGTTTTGCTCAATGTCATTTCCTTATAACGTTGCTGAggcaaaacaacaataacaaaaccacATTTCATTATATGTCTTCTCATTTAAAAGtagcagtttccaagaacctgtgatgctaagtgaggacttactgtaatTCCTTAAAGTACTTAGTGCAGGTACCCTGTAAGTACTCAGTAACTGTTAACTATCATCCTTATATTTAAATACTTCATGACTTCTAAAAGAGGTGATATAGTACATGTAAAGGCACTTGTGCTTGATGCAAAAATAGGCATCCCCACCCTGGCTTGTGTCCTTTTCTTGTCCTTTGTAAAACGTCAAGGAAAGTGCTACCATACTTGGTCCTAGAGAAAACCATCTCAGTGTATATCCCTTTATTACTTTTCTGGGCTGAGTGGAATTGCACAAAATGGAAAACTGCCTGCTGGGAACTTCAGTCTATATAAGGCTCCATAAAATGCCAGAAAAGCAAAATGTGTGAAAGCCCTGAAGCTGGCAAAGGTCATTTATGCATTCCTGGCTGAAAATTGAGAACATTATAGGGGGTCTTGGATCAGGACTCCAACATTTGCCCTGAGACCTGTAGAATCCACAGgcttcatttaatttcatttgctCTGTGGTTTGCTGAGGACATGCCTGCTTGACTCAAAGTACAGAATGCTGACATGTTTAGCCTGCAGTATCCCTTTCTAGATATGGACTCACCTTTGGCAGTTATTCTGACCCTGCTCTGCTTACTCAAAATGGAATGGTGAGAGcccagatttattttttctaaggaCATGTGTGTTATGCAAAAATGGGTTTTAATTGAGAGCACTACAGATGGACCATGTTGCTGTATTGAAATTCCAatcagtttctttttgttttaaaagagatGGTTAACTCATTTTACAGGTAATTAAGGACATCATTTTTTGATCAGTCGATGTGACCTTTATACAGTTAATCTTGGCATTATATACTTTTTGCATGGTGAGAATATTTATTCTCCCTACTAAACAACTTTGACACGTTATTGGCTTGCCCGGACTTTCTTAAGAGAAGCagcaatttattattttgattatgattttaattttacagaGATTGGAATTACAATACAAGTTTTGAATGTACTGGTAAATCATCCAAGAAAATTTACCACTAAAGCATGTTAAACAAAAAGTCAGACatccaattaatttttaaagacacttttatagttctttttttagtgacgattgtatatatatatggcaccATGTGATATTTCCATACATATATACTTTATGGAATGATCAAATTAGGCTAATTAGTATATTACTTCAAGTATTTGTCGTTTAATTGTGGTGAGAATTTAAAATCCTCTcttatagctattttgaaatacacaatacattaGTGTTCATTGTAGTCACCTTGATGTGCATTAGAACACCAAAACTTACTCCTTCTCCCTACCTGTAACTTTGTATCTGTTGACCAATGTAAGGACACATTTTTAATTGACCCATATTCTTTCAATACCATGAAATGAAATATTCTGATTCAATATTGAAATATAACACATTCATCCTGTTGTTGAATATTGTATTAGCtttctgttgctgcataacaaatgatCACAACCTTGGTTACTTaaaacaatatacatttattatctcaagGTTTTCAGGAATCAGGGGTCCAGGAATATCTTAGTGGGCCCTCTGTCCACGGGTTCAATAGtctgtgatgtggtttggctgcgtccctacccaaatctcgtcttgaattgtagttcccataattcccgcatgttgtgggaaggagccggtgggagataattgaatcatgggggtggtttccccatactgttctcatggtagtgaataagtctgacgagatctgatggttttctaaggggAAACACCTTTCGCTTGCTTcacattctctcttgcctgccgccatgtaagacgtgattttgctcctcctttaccttctgccatgagtgtgaggcctccccagccaagtagaactgtgagtccattaaacctctttttctttataaattgtgcagttttgggtatgtctttattagcagcgtgagaacagactgcTACAGGCTGTAATTAAGATTTTGAATGGTTTGAGTTCTCATTGATGTGCTCAATTCAGAAAAATTCACTCCTAAGATCATTTATGGCATTGGCAGAATTTATTCCCCATGGCTGTAAGACTGATGGCCCTGCCTTTTAGCTCTCTGTTGGCTGGAGGCCAGCTTTAGGACTTGAGGCCACCCACTAGTCCTAGGGGCTAAGGACAGTTCTTAGACACTGCCCACAGCAAGAACTGTGGGCTTCCTCAACGGGGCTGCTCACATCATCAAACTGGCAAAGAGAATCTCCATAGTTCCTCCTAGCAAGATGGAAAGTTACAGATGTAAATACAgacatatacacgtgtgtgtgtgtgtgaaagtgtgTGGCTGTTTATGATAATCCTGG
This window harbors:
- the CCER1 gene encoding coiled-coil domain-containing glutamate-rich protein 1, whose product is MTQTLDTREDPLNLGGGGGGGCGWAHSASLSSWSSCHRRRPGAPVYNGPHRYSPKTEHGPPRKQPKQKHGPGFWFQPPVCSNWGCWGGPWRPPPPGFRKFPCPVQVFRVYGLHPLCFCCCSCWSGSWNPGWVRPPGRKKRWGRRGRGLRHHPRRSSPRSPPADVSTLPRPVKLYEWREPGMRAPPNTTQFIMNQIYEDMRQQEKVERQQEALRAQKATVSGEASPARSSGNDAPPGGSEETWGLQETLYGFVQNPSLAFSPNPEENQSLARLLVEEEEEKKNDEEEYDQEVCDAKEASEEEEEVEDEEEEVEDEEEEEVEEAEYVEEGEEEEEDELEEEEEVLEENKQRREEFHLPLEMPLSIFVEAEEKKENFISCTFLNPEHIIPKVPQESLFMAQDFNC